A window of the Serratia sarumanii genome harbors these coding sequences:
- a CDS encoding YbjO family protein, producing MSDMLKSGQGMGSTSDAPVPVMVAGTAMVAIKCISVVLLLGELGVDGAQEFVNTSAQAWDSTFIFLAGLLLLCLQISCGFAVMRGRNWGRWGYVACQCIVVLYLLLATIGSVFPEVFTVEGETSGQILHVLILQKIPDAVILALLFVPTASRRFFTARK from the coding sequence ATGTCAGACATGCTGAAAAGCGGGCAGGGAATGGGATCGACTTCGGATGCGCCAGTGCCGGTGATGGTGGCGGGTACCGCCATGGTCGCGATCAAGTGTATCAGCGTGGTGCTGCTGTTGGGCGAACTGGGCGTCGACGGCGCGCAGGAGTTCGTCAACACCAGCGCGCAGGCGTGGGATTCTACCTTTATCTTTCTGGCCGGCCTGCTGCTGCTGTGCCTGCAAATCAGCTGCGGCTTTGCCGTGATGCGCGGCCGCAACTGGGGGCGCTGGGGGTATGTGGCCTGCCAATGCATCGTGGTGCTTTACCTGCTGTTGGCCACCATCGGCAGCGTCTTTCCCGAGGTGTTCACCGTGGAAGGGGAAACCAGCGGCCAAATCCTGCACGTTCTGATCCTGCAAAAGATCCCCGACGCGGTGATCCTGGCGTTGCTGTTTGTTCCCACCGCCAGCCGCCGCTTCTTCACCGCGCGCAAGTGA
- a CDS encoding type II toxin-antitoxin system Phd/YefM family antitoxin: protein MTVQPILADSAVSISDFKKSPNAALKEAQGQPVAVLTNGKISGYYVSPETWEAIAEYLEDIELAEIVRSRMNGKRIKVNLDDL from the coding sequence ATGACGGTTCAACCCATTCTTGCCGATTCCGCAGTCAGCATCAGCGATTTTAAGAAATCGCCCAACGCCGCCCTTAAAGAGGCACAAGGGCAGCCGGTCGCCGTCCTGACCAACGGTAAGATTTCGGGATATTACGTCTCACCGGAAACCTGGGAGGCTATCGCGGAGTACCTGGAAGATATCGAACTCGCTGAAATCGTTCGTTCACGGATGAACGGCAAACGCATTAAGGTCAATTTGGATGACTTATAA
- the rlmC gene encoding 23S rRNA (uracil(747)-C(5))-methyltransferase RlmC, producing MHCALYTAGTCRSCQWLEKPYPQQLADKQHHLHSLLAGRDVAQWLQPATGELSAFRNKAKMVVSGSVERPLLGMLHRDGTPVDLSDCPLYPAGFAPMFTVLKSFIARAGLTPYNVARKRGELKYLLLTESTLDGGVMLRFVLRSETKLAQLRAALPWLQQQLPQLKVISANIQPVHMAIMEGEREIALTEQQALEERFNQVPLFIRPQSFFQTNPQVAADLYATARDWVRALGIDSMWDLFCGVGGFGLHCAQPQTRLTGIEISAEAIACARQSAQRLGLLHVDFQALDSTRFATAEGQVPQLVLVNPPRRGIGQALCDYLSRMAPDYILYSSCNAESMAKDIEMLPGYRIERVQLFDMFPHTAHYEVLTLLVRR from the coding sequence ATGCATTGCGCTTTGTATACGGCGGGCACCTGCCGTTCCTGTCAGTGGCTGGAAAAGCCCTATCCGCAGCAACTGGCCGACAAACAGCATCACCTGCACTCGTTGCTGGCCGGGCGCGACGTCGCGCAGTGGCTGCAGCCGGCGACGGGGGAACTGAGCGCATTTCGCAATAAAGCCAAGATGGTGGTCAGCGGCAGCGTGGAGCGCCCGCTGCTCGGCATGCTGCACCGTGACGGCACGCCGGTCGATCTGAGCGACTGCCCGCTGTATCCCGCCGGTTTTGCGCCGATGTTTACGGTGCTGAAAAGCTTCATCGCCCGCGCGGGCCTGACGCCGTACAACGTGGCGCGCAAACGCGGCGAGCTGAAGTACCTGCTGCTGACCGAAAGCACGCTCGACGGCGGCGTGATGCTGCGCTTCGTGCTGCGCTCGGAAACCAAGCTGGCGCAGCTGCGCGCCGCGCTGCCGTGGCTGCAGCAGCAGTTGCCGCAGCTCAAGGTGATCTCCGCCAATATTCAGCCGGTGCACATGGCGATCATGGAAGGGGAGCGCGAGATTGCGCTGACCGAACAGCAGGCGCTGGAGGAACGGTTCAATCAGGTGCCGCTGTTCATCCGCCCGCAAAGCTTCTTCCAGACCAACCCGCAGGTGGCCGCCGATCTGTATGCCACCGCCCGCGACTGGGTGCGCGCGCTGGGTATCGACAGCATGTGGGATCTGTTCTGCGGCGTCGGCGGTTTCGGCCTGCACTGCGCGCAGCCGCAAACGCGGCTGACCGGCATCGAAATCAGCGCGGAAGCGATCGCCTGCGCGCGCCAGTCGGCGCAGCGGTTAGGGTTGTTGCACGTAGATTTTCAGGCGCTCGATTCCACCCGTTTCGCCACCGCCGAAGGCCAGGTGCCGCAGCTGGTGCTGGTCAACCCGCCGCGGCGCGGCATCGGCCAGGCGCTGTGCGACTATTTGAGCCGGATGGCGCCGGACTATATTCTCTATTCGAGCTGCAACGCCGAGAGCATGGCGAAAGATATCGAGATGTTGCCGGGGTACCGCATCGAACGGGTGCAGCTGTTCGACATGTTCCCGCATACTGCGCACTACGAAGTGCTGACGCTGTTGGTGCGGCGTTAA
- the artJ gene encoding arginine ABC transporter substrate-binding protein, with protein sequence MKKLIIAAVLAGISVSASAAETIRFATEASYPPFEFIDAGNKIQGFDVDLANALCKEMQAECTFTNQAFDSLIPSLKFKRFDAVMAGMDITPEREKQVLFTKPYYDNSALFIAQKGKIADVAALKGKKVGVQNGTTHQKYLTDKHPEITTVPYDSYQNAILDLKNGRVDAVFGDTAVVNEWLKQNDALAAVGAKVTDKDYFGTGLGIAVRQKNTELQGKFNAALDKIKQDGTYETIYKKWFQQ encoded by the coding sequence ATGAAAAAACTAATAATCGCCGCCGTTCTGGCCGGCATCAGCGTTTCCGCCTCCGCAGCCGAAACCATCCGTTTCGCTACCGAAGCCTCCTATCCTCCATTTGAATTTATTGACGCCGGCAACAAGATTCAGGGTTTTGATGTCGATCTGGCCAACGCGCTGTGCAAAGAGATGCAGGCCGAGTGCACCTTCACCAACCAGGCGTTCGACAGCCTGATCCCAAGCCTTAAATTCAAGCGTTTCGATGCGGTGATGGCCGGCATGGACATTACGCCGGAACGTGAAAAGCAGGTGCTGTTCACCAAGCCGTACTACGATAATTCGGCGCTGTTCATCGCGCAGAAAGGCAAAATCGCCGACGTGGCGGCGCTGAAAGGCAAGAAAGTGGGCGTGCAAAACGGCACCACCCACCAGAAATACCTGACCGACAAGCACCCGGAAATCACCACCGTGCCTTACGACAGCTACCAGAACGCCATTTTGGATCTGAAGAACGGCCGCGTTGATGCGGTGTTCGGCGATACCGCGGTGGTTAACGAATGGCTGAAGCAGAATGACGCGCTGGCGGCAGTGGGCGCCAAAGTCACGGATAAAGACTACTTCGGCACCGGCCTCGGCATCGCGGTACGCCAGAAGAACACCGAGCTGCAGGGCAAGTTCAACGCCGCTCTGGACAAGATCAAGCAGGATGGGACCTATGAAACCATCTACAAAAAATGGTTCCAGCAGTAA
- the artJ gene encoding arginine ABC transporter substrate-binding protein: MKKLLLAATMLAGITFNATAAETIRFAASATYPPFESLDANNQIVGFDIDLANALCKQMQAQCTFTNQAFDSLIAALKFKKYDAVISGMDITPERSKQVAFTQPYYANSAIVIAQKGKFSSLADLKGKKLGMENGTTHQKYMQDKHPEITTVSYDSYQNAILELKNGRIDGVFGDTAVVNEWLKTNPQLAPVGEHVTDAQYFGTGLGIAVRPDNQALLAKLNAALDAIKADGTYKAINDKWFPQ; the protein is encoded by the coding sequence ATGAAAAAACTGCTGCTTGCCGCGACGATGTTGGCCGGAATCACCTTTAACGCCACCGCGGCCGAGACCATCCGCTTCGCCGCTTCCGCCACTTACCCGCCGTTCGAATCGCTCGACGCCAATAACCAGATCGTCGGCTTCGATATCGATCTGGCCAACGCGCTGTGCAAGCAGATGCAGGCGCAGTGCACCTTCACCAACCAGGCGTTCGACAGCCTGATCGCCGCGCTGAAATTCAAGAAATACGATGCGGTGATTTCCGGTATGGATATCACGCCGGAGCGCAGCAAACAGGTCGCCTTCACCCAGCCTTACTACGCCAACTCGGCGATCGTGATTGCGCAAAAAGGCAAGTTCAGCTCGCTGGCGGATCTGAAAGGCAAAAAACTCGGCATGGAAAACGGCACCACCCACCAGAAATACATGCAGGACAAGCATCCGGAGATTACCACCGTCTCTTACGACAGCTACCAAAACGCCATTCTGGAGCTGAAAAACGGCCGTATTGATGGCGTGTTCGGCGACACCGCCGTGGTGAACGAGTGGCTGAAAACCAACCCGCAGCTGGCGCCGGTCGGTGAACACGTTACCGACGCGCAATACTTCGGCACAGGTCTCGGCATCGCGGTGCGCCCGGACAACCAGGCGCTGCTGGCCAAGCTGAACGCCGCGCTGGACGCCATCAAGGCCGACGGCACCTACAAGGCCATCAACGACAAGTGGTTCCCGCAGTAA
- the artP gene encoding arginine ABC transporter ATP-binding protein ArtP: MSIQLNGINCYYGAHQALFDITLDCPAGETLVLLGPSGAGKSSLLRVLNLLEMPRSGQLQIAGNQFDFKQAPGEKAIRELRQNVGMVFQQYNLWPHLTVVQNLIEAPCRVLGLTKAQAMERADKLLKRLRLTDFADRFPLHLSGGQQQRVAIARALMMEPQVLLFDEPTAALDPEITAQIVSIIRELAGTGITQVIVTHEVEVARKTASRVVYMENGHVVEQGDSSHFTQPRTTEFANYLSH; the protein is encoded by the coding sequence GGATTGTCCAGCCGGGGAAACCCTGGTGCTGCTTGGCCCAAGCGGCGCCGGGAAAAGTTCATTGCTGCGGGTGCTGAACCTGCTGGAAATGCCGCGTTCGGGCCAACTGCAGATCGCCGGCAACCAATTCGACTTCAAGCAGGCGCCTGGCGAGAAAGCCATTCGCGAACTGCGTCAAAATGTCGGCATGGTGTTCCAGCAATACAACCTGTGGCCTCACCTCACCGTGGTTCAGAACCTGATCGAAGCGCCTTGCCGCGTGCTGGGTCTGACCAAGGCTCAGGCGATGGAGCGCGCCGACAAGCTGCTCAAGCGCCTGCGCCTGACCGACTTCGCCGATCGCTTCCCGCTGCACCTTTCCGGCGGCCAGCAGCAGCGCGTGGCAATCGCCCGCGCCCTGATGATGGAACCGCAGGTGCTGCTGTTCGATGAACCGACCGCGGCGCTGGATCCGGAAATCACCGCTCAGATCGTCAGCATCATTCGCGAACTGGCCGGCACCGGCATCACGCAGGTGATCGTCACCCACGAAGTGGAAGTGGCGCGCAAGACCGCCAGCCGCGTGGTGTACATGGAAAACGGCCACGTGGTGGAGCAAGGCGACAGCAGCCACTTCACGCAGCCGCGGACCACCGAGTTTGCCAACTACTTATCACACTAA
- the artQ gene encoding arginine ABC transporter permease ArtQ, whose product MNEFQPLASAAGMTVGLAVCALILGLILAMLFAVWESSRWKAVSWLGTAWVTVLRGLPEILVVLFIYFGSSQLLLMLSDGFTLNLGLFQLPIQLAIDNFEVSPFLCGVIALALLYSAYASQTLRGALKAVPQGQWESGQALGLGKAAIFFRLIMPQMWRHALPGLGNQWLVLLKDTALVSLISVNDLMLQTKSIATRTQEPFTWYVIAAAIYLLVTLFSQYVIKRIELRATRFERGPV is encoded by the coding sequence ATGAATGAATTTCAACCTTTAGCAAGCGCCGCCGGCATGACCGTCGGCCTTGCCGTTTGCGCCCTGATCCTCGGGCTGATTCTGGCGATGCTGTTCGCCGTATGGGAATCGTCCCGCTGGAAAGCGGTCAGCTGGCTCGGCACCGCCTGGGTGACCGTGCTGCGCGGCCTGCCGGAAATCCTGGTGGTGCTGTTTATCTATTTCGGTTCGTCGCAGCTGCTGCTGATGCTCTCCGACGGCTTTACCCTCAACCTCGGTCTGTTCCAGCTGCCGATTCAGCTGGCGATCGACAATTTCGAAGTCAGCCCGTTCCTGTGCGGGGTGATCGCTCTGGCCCTGCTCTATTCCGCCTACGCCTCGCAGACGCTGCGCGGCGCGCTGAAAGCGGTGCCGCAGGGGCAGTGGGAGTCCGGCCAGGCGCTGGGGCTCGGCAAGGCGGCGATCTTCTTTCGCCTGATCATGCCGCAGATGTGGCGCCACGCCCTGCCCGGCCTCGGCAACCAGTGGCTGGTGCTGCTGAAAGACACCGCGCTGGTGTCGCTGATCAGCGTGAACGATCTGATGCTGCAAACCAAGAGCATCGCCACCCGCACCCAGGAGCCTTTTACCTGGTATGTGATCGCGGCGGCCATCTACCTGCTGGTGACGCTGTTCAGCCAATACGTCATCAAACGCATTGAGCTGCGCGCCACGCGCTTTGAGCGGGGGCCGGTCTGA
- a CDS encoding type II toxin-antitoxin system RelE family toxin: MTYKLEFEEHALKEFKKLSPVIREQFKKKLVSVLVNPHVPANKLAGLPDCYKIKLRASGFRLVYRVMETEIVVLVLSVGKRERSAAYTAAKKRL; this comes from the coding sequence ATGACTTATAAGCTTGAATTCGAAGAACATGCGCTGAAGGAATTTAAAAAACTGTCCCCGGTGATCCGGGAACAGTTCAAAAAAAAGCTGGTATCGGTATTGGTTAATCCCCACGTCCCTGCCAACAAACTCGCCGGTTTGCCCGATTGCTACAAAATCAAACTCAGAGCATCCGGCTTTCGTTTGGTGTATCGCGTCATGGAAACGGAGATCGTGGTTCTGGTCCTGTCTGTGGGCAAACGCGAACGTTCAGCGGCTTACACGGCTGCCAAAAAGCGCCTTTAA
- the artM gene encoding arginine ABC transporter permease ArtM, producing MIEYLPEILKGLHTSLTLTVAALIVALVLSLLLTVILTLKTPILTPLVKIYVTLFTGTPLLVQIFLIYYGPGQFPAIRDYPWLWNLLSQPWLCAMIALALNSAAYTTQLFYGAVRAIPAGQWQSCEALGMSRRQTLRILLPFAFKRALSSYSNEVVLVFKSTSLAYTITLMEVMGYSQLMYGRTYDVMVFGAAGLVYLCVNGLLTLLMRLVERRALAFERRN from the coding sequence ATGATTGAGTATTTGCCGGAAATCCTCAAAGGGTTGCACACCAGCCTGACGCTGACCGTCGCCGCGCTGATCGTCGCGCTGGTGCTGTCGCTGCTGCTGACGGTGATCCTGACGCTGAAAACGCCAATCCTGACGCCGCTGGTCAAGATCTACGTGACGCTGTTCACCGGCACGCCGTTGCTGGTGCAGATCTTCCTGATCTACTACGGCCCCGGCCAGTTCCCGGCGATCCGCGACTACCCGTGGCTGTGGAATCTGCTGTCGCAGCCTTGGCTGTGCGCGATGATAGCGCTGGCGCTGAACAGCGCGGCCTACACCACGCAACTGTTCTACGGCGCGGTGCGCGCCATTCCAGCCGGGCAATGGCAGTCGTGCGAAGCGCTGGGCATGTCGCGCCGGCAGACGCTGCGCATCCTGCTGCCGTTCGCCTTCAAGCGCGCGCTGTCGTCTTACTCCAACGAAGTGGTGCTGGTGTTCAAAAGCACCTCGCTGGCTTACACCATCACGCTGATGGAAGTGATGGGCTACAGCCAGCTGATGTACGGCCGCACTTACGACGTCATGGTGTTTGGCGCCGCAGGCCTGGTGTACCTGTGCGTTAACGGCCTGCTGACGCTGCTGATGCGGCTGGTGGAGCGCCGCGCGCTGGCGTTTGAGCGCCGCAACTGA